In one Dreissena polymorpha isolate Duluth1 chromosome 7, UMN_Dpol_1.0, whole genome shotgun sequence genomic region, the following are encoded:
- the LOC127838235 gene encoding uncharacterized protein LOC127838235: MIFVVIGIVRHIIADFRQHISSNKDVNATTTSRPSNISPEFRFSTTTVYIGYMVGLFVVTGLLHFKECIYLLHGLLYLLFVPSGYLILVLYSICNITDITWGTREERQKSNISSKLAWRIQCEQLFRYLFIRFFKGQSNYRIQAYDPFDAVMNNAGVFDEDFARSNMYILPGSISGTGNVDDELRLANVRTQLTPSKLRELQEVNRDEYYFWDTLKERCLSPQSTSDRQNDGMKGRIPQLFRSPSKLYTSDKRTVSFCQKHGLNLFGEYRNERKKQDRRWKRRSNVCLNKPKNKKRSLFPLGAEYDTSASPGDRQPACTSSTYVTETPTDQCRPAFHDNIVNAPHKRKTKKARSS; this comes from the exons ATGATTTTCGTCGTTATTGGCATTGTACGGCACATAATCGCGGACTTCCGGCAGCACATATCATCGAATAAGGATGTTAACGCCACGACAACATCGAGACCTTCAA ATATAAGTCCAGAGTTTCGATTCTCTACTACCACAGTCTATATTGGCTACATGGTAGGATTGTTTGTGGTGACCGGATTGCTACATTTCAAGGAATGTATCTATCTCTTGCACGGTCTACTGTACCTTCTTTTTGTGCCATCTGGATATCTTATACTAGTGCTATACAGCATATGCAACATCACAGATATAACCTGGG GTACCCGTGAAGAGAGACAAAAGTCCAATATATCTTCCAAACTGGCTTGGCGCATACAGTGTGAACAACTCTTCAGGTACCTTTTCAT ACGCTTCTTCAAAGGACAATCGAACTATAGGATTCAAGCTTATGATCCATTTGATGCTGTGATGAACAATGCCGGAGTATTTGACGAAGACTTTGCTAG GAGTAATATGTATATACTCCCCGGGAGCATAAGTGGAACAGGAAATGTTGATG ATGAACTGAGACTTGCGAATGTTCGAACGCAATTAACACCCTCAAAACTACGCGAATTGCAAGAAGTCAACCGAGATGAATACTATTTTTGGGACACACTCAAAGAGCGGTGTCTTTCGCCACAGTCCACTTCCGATAGACAGAACGATGGAATGAAAG ggcgaataccacaacttttccgctcaccgtcgaaattgtATACTTCTGACAAGCGCACCGTATCgttctgtcaaaaacatggcctcAACCTTTTTGGCGAGTACAGAAATGAAAGGAAAAAACAAGATAGAAG atgGAAAAGACGTTCCAATGTATGtttaaacaaaccaaaaaacaagAAACGGAGCCTTTTTCCTCTCGGTGCTGAATATGATACCAGCGCATCTCCAGGCGACCGTCAACCGGCATGTACCAGCTCGACGTATGTCACAGAGACACCAACTGATCAGTGCCGCCCAGCCTTCCATGACAATATTGTTAATGCTCCACACAAACGGAAAACAAAGAAAGCAAGATCATcataa